In Paraburkholderia sprentiae WSM5005, a genomic segment contains:
- the atzF gene encoding allophanate hydrolase, with amino-acid sequence MERIAPFKVRALLDAYRQGETSPCDTVATVLQRLATTHRPEAWILRVSEASLVARATELERLLADEGPALFARMPLFGVPFAVKDNVDVAGLPTTAACDAFAYTPDETAFAVARLLDAGAILVGKTNLDQFATGLVGTRSPYGAVRQITRDEYVSGGSSSGSAIAVATGIAAFSLGTDTAGSGRVPAGFNGLVGLKPSLGLVSKRGVVPACRTLDTLSVFAHDVADAWQVLDRLAFYDPHDGYSRPLPSRGLQHAPLRIAIPDTLTFFDDHQASAAFAATMDGIARHLTLTPSTFAFAPLQQVAALLYDGPWVAERRAALGTFFITHHHDIDTTVAKVIGQAERFDAAAAFDGQYALARLGRQAAALFEHADVLIVPTTPTHPTIADVQANPVEVNSRLGVYTNFVNLLDLCALAVPGVPRADGLPAGVTLIGPSGADQQLAVLGARIQALFSEAVEQRDADAIASQPLPIQEPVVMLAVVGAHLRGEPLNWQLRQAGARFVEATTTAPYYRLYALAGTLPPKPGLVRRTDDTAGGEAIAIELWEVPLRTFGAFVAAVPAPLAIGTLETIDGRSVKGFVCEPAAIAHDGGALDITAYGGWRAYLAHRAPQPNA; translated from the coding sequence ATGGAACGCATTGCTCCCTTCAAGGTTCGCGCGCTGCTGGACGCTTATCGTCAAGGCGAAACATCGCCATGCGACACGGTCGCCACAGTGCTGCAACGTCTTGCCACCACGCATCGTCCGGAAGCGTGGATCCTTCGCGTGTCCGAAGCCTCGCTCGTCGCGCGCGCCACCGAACTCGAACGTCTACTCGCCGACGAAGGCCCGGCGCTCTTCGCCCGCATGCCGCTCTTCGGCGTGCCGTTCGCGGTGAAGGACAACGTCGACGTCGCCGGCCTGCCGACCACCGCCGCATGCGATGCCTTCGCCTACACGCCGGACGAAACGGCGTTCGCGGTAGCGCGTCTGCTGGACGCGGGCGCGATTCTCGTCGGCAAGACCAATCTCGATCAGTTCGCGACGGGTCTCGTCGGCACGCGTTCGCCGTACGGCGCGGTGCGTCAGATCACGCGCGATGAATACGTGTCGGGCGGATCGAGCTCCGGTTCGGCGATTGCGGTCGCGACGGGCATTGCCGCGTTCTCGCTCGGCACCGATACCGCGGGTTCCGGACGCGTGCCTGCGGGCTTCAACGGGCTGGTGGGGCTCAAGCCGTCGCTCGGGCTCGTCAGCAAGCGCGGCGTCGTGCCGGCGTGCCGCACGCTCGATACGCTGTCGGTGTTCGCGCACGACGTCGCCGATGCGTGGCAAGTGCTCGACCGGCTCGCGTTCTACGACCCGCACGACGGTTACTCCAGGCCGCTGCCCTCGCGCGGTTTGCAACACGCGCCATTGCGCATCGCGATTCCCGACACGCTCACGTTCTTCGACGACCATCAGGCATCGGCGGCCTTCGCCGCGACCATGGATGGCATCGCCAGGCATCTCACGTTGACGCCGTCGACATTCGCGTTCGCGCCGTTGCAGCAGGTCGCCGCGCTTCTTTACGACGGCCCGTGGGTGGCCGAGCGTCGCGCCGCCCTCGGCACGTTTTTTATCACGCATCACCACGATATCGACACAACCGTCGCGAAGGTGATCGGCCAGGCGGAGCGTTTCGATGCGGCCGCCGCGTTCGACGGGCAGTACGCGCTTGCGAGGCTGGGGCGCCAAGCCGCAGCGCTTTTCGAGCATGCCGACGTGCTGATCGTGCCGACCACGCCGACGCATCCGACCATCGCCGACGTGCAGGCCAATCCGGTGGAGGTGAACAGCCGTCTGGGCGTCTATACGAACTTCGTCAATCTGCTCGACCTGTGTGCGCTCGCCGTGCCCGGCGTGCCGCGCGCCGACGGTCTGCCTGCGGGCGTGACGCTGATCGGACCATCGGGCGCGGACCAGCAGCTCGCGGTGCTCGGCGCGCGCATTCAGGCGCTGTTCAGCGAAGCCGTCGAGCAACGCGATGCCGACGCGATCGCGAGCCAGCCGCTGCCGATCCAGGAACCGGTCGTCATGCTCGCCGTGGTCGGTGCGCATCTGCGGGGCGAGCCGTTGAACTGGCAACTGAGGCAAGCCGGCGCGCGCTTCGTCGAAGCCACGACGACTGCGCCTTACTACCGGCTCTATGCACTCGCCGGCACATTGCCGCCGAAACCCGGCCTCGTGCGCCGGACGGACGACACGGCAGGAGGCGAAGCCATCGCTATCGAACTGTGGGAAGTGCCGCTGCGCACCTTCGGCGCGTTCGTCGCCGCCGTGCCCGCGCCGCTCGCCATCGGCACGCTCGAGACCATCGACGGACGCAGCGTGAAGGGCTTCGTCTGTGAGCCCGCGGCGATCGCGCACGACGGGGGCGCTCTCGACATTACCGCTTACGGCGGCTGGCGCGCGTATCTCGCGCACCGCGCGCCACAGCCGAACGCCTGA
- a CDS encoding ABC transporter permease, producing MRAHASTVTSSGIARALLGVLPALPTLAALAGTLLLFAIFLLVQGQPAGDAIVLIAQGAFGSAFAWQSTLLRAAPLMLTALCVALPAQVGLIVIGGEGALALGGLAAAVTPQLLPHGTPWFVATPAMALAGMIVGGAWIGTVGALRQWRGVNETISSLLMSYIAIALFKHLVEGPLRDPASLNKPSTLPLPDAFTIGSLPGLDVHWGLFWGALACVGAWIFVRHSTKGFAMRVTGGNARAARLVGLPVNSLALTACVLGGAAAGLAGMFEVSAVQDSANASLLAGYGYAGILVAFAARQNPLAIIACALMIGGIEASGSLLQRRLDLPDATTLVLQGLLFANLLAWEALGGRLAAWRVKLQAVAQSGLPHPLEQTHA from the coding sequence ATGCGTGCTCATGCTTCCACGGTGACGTCGTCCGGCATTGCCCGCGCGCTGCTCGGCGTGCTGCCCGCACTGCCGACGCTCGCGGCGCTCGCCGGCACGCTGCTGCTGTTCGCGATCTTTCTGCTCGTGCAGGGCCAGCCCGCGGGCGACGCGATCGTGCTGATCGCGCAAGGCGCATTCGGCTCGGCGTTCGCGTGGCAGAGCACGCTGCTGCGCGCCGCGCCGTTGATGCTCACCGCGCTGTGCGTGGCGCTGCCTGCGCAGGTCGGCCTGATCGTGATCGGCGGCGAGGGCGCGCTCGCGCTCGGCGGACTCGCTGCGGCCGTCACGCCGCAACTGCTGCCGCACGGCACGCCGTGGTTCGTCGCGACGCCCGCGATGGCGCTGGCGGGCATGATCGTCGGCGGTGCGTGGATCGGCACGGTCGGCGCGCTGCGGCAGTGGCGCGGCGTGAACGAGACCATCAGCTCGCTGCTGATGTCGTATATCGCGATTGCGTTGTTCAAGCATCTGGTCGAAGGGCCGTTGCGCGATCCGGCGAGCCTGAACAAGCCGTCGACGCTGCCGCTGCCCGATGCGTTCACGATCGGCTCGCTGCCGGGACTCGATGTGCATTGGGGACTCTTCTGGGGCGCGCTCGCGTGCGTCGGCGCGTGGATCTTCGTGCGTCACAGCACCAAGGGTTTCGCGATGCGCGTGACGGGCGGCAACGCGCGCGCCGCGCGCCTCGTCGGCCTGCCAGTCAACTCGCTCGCGTTGACCGCATGCGTGCTCGGCGGCGCCGCCGCGGGACTCGCCGGCATGTTCGAAGTCTCGGCGGTGCAGGACAGCGCGAACGCGTCGCTGCTCGCGGGCTACGGCTACGCGGGCATCCTCGTCGCATTCGCTGCACGGCAGAATCCGCTCGCGATCATCGCGTGCGCGCTGATGATCGGCGGCATCGAGGCGAGCGGCAGTCTGCTGCAACGCCGCCTCGATCTGCCCGACGCAACGACGCTCGTCTTGCAAGGACTGCTGTTCGCAAACCTGCTCGCGTGGGAGGCGCTCGGCGGCCGGCTCGCCGCGTGGCGCGTGAAGTTGCAGGCGGTCGCGCAATCCGGACTGCCGCATCCGTTGGAGCAAACTCATGCCTGA
- a CDS encoding BMP family ABC transporter substrate-binding protein, translated as MTQRRDFIKQAGAFALGSLLPLESVFAAEKLTVGVIYVGSKGDYGYNQAQAQAAAVIKKMPNVKVVEEENVPETVAAQKSMEAMIEQDGATLVFATSFGYFDPHVLKMAARYPKVRFAHCGGLWKQGNPSNIASYFGYIDECQYLNGVVAGHMSKSKKLGFVAAKPIPQVLRNINAFTLGAQSVDPSITAHVIFTGDWSMPVKEAEATNSLVDQGCDVLTCHVDGPKVVIETAEKRGAMSCGYHASQAALAPKGYLTGAEWDWATPYKTLVSDAQTGTPQPNILRGGLKEGFVKMSPYGARVTAAAKTKADAVKAQMMAGQFVIFKGPLKDNKDGTAIASGTAYAQTDITLESMNYLVAGVVGQI; from the coding sequence ATGACTCAACGTCGCGACTTCATCAAGCAGGCGGGCGCGTTCGCGCTCGGCAGCCTGCTGCCGCTCGAAAGCGTGTTCGCTGCCGAAAAGCTCACCGTCGGCGTGATCTACGTCGGCTCGAAGGGCGACTATGGCTACAACCAGGCGCAGGCCCAGGCCGCCGCGGTCATCAAGAAGATGCCGAACGTGAAGGTGGTCGAAGAAGAGAATGTGCCGGAAACGGTGGCCGCGCAGAAGTCGATGGAAGCAATGATCGAACAGGACGGCGCGACGCTCGTGTTCGCCACCTCGTTCGGCTACTTCGATCCGCACGTGCTGAAGATGGCGGCCAGGTATCCGAAGGTGCGTTTCGCGCATTGCGGCGGACTCTGGAAGCAGGGCAACCCGTCGAACATCGCGAGCTACTTCGGTTACATCGACGAATGCCAGTACCTGAACGGCGTCGTCGCGGGCCACATGAGCAAGAGCAAAAAGCTCGGCTTCGTCGCGGCCAAGCCGATTCCGCAGGTGCTGCGCAACATCAATGCGTTCACGCTCGGCGCGCAGTCGGTCGATCCGTCCATCACGGCACACGTCATTTTCACGGGCGACTGGTCGATGCCGGTCAAGGAAGCCGAAGCGACCAACAGTCTCGTCGATCAGGGTTGCGACGTGCTGACCTGCCACGTCGACGGTCCGAAGGTCGTGATCGAAACGGCGGAGAAGCGCGGCGCGATGAGCTGCGGCTACCACGCGAGCCAGGCGGCGCTCGCGCCGAAGGGCTATCTGACAGGCGCCGAGTGGGACTGGGCAACGCCGTACAAAACGCTCGTCAGTGACGCGCAGACCGGCACGCCGCAGCCCAATATTCTGCGCGGCGGCCTCAAGGAAGGCTTCGTGAAGATGTCGCCCTATGGCGCCAGGGTGACGGCCGCCGCGAAGACCAAAGCCGACGCCGTCAAGGCGCAGATGATGGCCGGCCAGTTCGTCATCTTCAAGGGCCCGCTGAAGGACAACAAGGACGGCACCGCGATCGCGTCCGGCACGGCCTACGCTCAGACCGACATCACGCTCGAAAGCATGAATTATCTCGTCGCGGGTGTGGTGGGCCAGATCTGA
- a CDS encoding cysteine hydrolase family protein, which produces MPTVNLALPSPFAFEPSKTALVVIDMQRDFIEAGGFGAALGNDVSLLADIVPDVARLIAHARTHGWHVVHTRESHVPDLSDCPPAKRLRGQPSARIGDKGPMGRILVRGEPGNAIIDALAPIEGELVIDKPGKGAFYATRLGEELAMRGVTHLVFAGVTTEVCVQTSMREANDRGYDCLVIEGATASYIPAFKEATLAMIRSQGGIVGWTATLEQLLEADA; this is translated from the coding sequence ATGCCGACCGTCAACCTGGCGTTACCGTCGCCGTTCGCGTTCGAGCCGTCGAAGACGGCGCTCGTCGTGATCGACATGCAACGCGATTTCATCGAGGCGGGCGGATTCGGCGCGGCGCTCGGCAACGACGTGTCGCTGCTCGCGGACATCGTGCCGGATGTCGCGCGGCTGATCGCGCATGCGCGCACGCACGGCTGGCACGTCGTGCACACGCGCGAATCGCACGTGCCTGATCTGTCCGATTGTCCGCCGGCGAAACGTCTGCGTGGGCAGCCGAGCGCGCGCATCGGCGACAAAGGGCCGATGGGACGCATACTCGTGCGAGGCGAACCGGGTAATGCAATCATCGACGCGCTTGCGCCGATTGAAGGTGAACTCGTGATCGACAAGCCGGGCAAGGGTGCGTTCTACGCGACCCGGCTCGGCGAAGAGCTTGCGATGCGCGGCGTCACGCATCTCGTGTTTGCGGGCGTAACGACTGAAGTGTGCGTGCAGACCTCGATGCGCGAAGCGAATGATCGCGGTTACGACTGTCTGGTGATCGAAGGCGCGACCGCGAGCTACATTCCCGCGTTCAAGGAAGCAACGCTGGCGATGATCCGTTCGCAAGGCGGCATCGTCGGCTGGACTGCGACGCTCGAACAATTGCTGGAGGCCGACGCTTGA
- the biuH gene encoding biuret amidohydrolase, which produces MTRFIEARPYPWPYDGALRADNTALIIIDMQTDFCGIGGYVDKMGYDLSLTRAPIEPISRVLATMREQDFTIIHTREGHRPDLSDLPANKRWRSRRAGTEGIGIGDDGPCGKILVRGEPGWDIIDELTPLPGEIVIDKPGKGSFCATDLELILRTRGIVNLVLTGITTDVCVHTTMREANDRGFECTVLADCCGATDKGNHDAALNMVLMQGGVFGTVSDSSALIAALGR; this is translated from the coding sequence ATGACCCGTTTCATCGAAGCCCGACCGTATCCGTGGCCCTACGACGGCGCGCTGCGCGCCGACAATACGGCGCTCATCATCATCGACATGCAGACGGACTTCTGCGGCATCGGCGGCTATGTCGACAAGATGGGCTACGACCTGTCGCTGACGCGCGCGCCGATCGAACCGATCAGCCGCGTGCTGGCAACGATGCGCGAGCAGGATTTCACCATCATTCATACCCGCGAAGGACACCGGCCCGATCTGTCGGATCTTCCCGCCAACAAGCGCTGGCGCAGCCGCCGCGCGGGCACGGAGGGCATCGGCATCGGCGACGACGGTCCGTGCGGCAAGATCCTCGTGCGCGGCGAACCCGGCTGGGACATCATCGACGAGCTCACGCCGTTGCCGGGCGAGATCGTCATCGACAAGCCGGGCAAGGGCTCGTTCTGCGCCACCGATCTCGAACTCATTCTGCGCACGCGCGGCATCGTCAATCTGGTGCTGACCGGCATCACGACCGACGTGTGCGTGCATACGACGATGCGCGAAGCGAACGACCGCGGCTTCGAATGCACGGTTCTCGCCGACTGCTGCGGCGCGACCGACAAGGGCAATCACGACGCGGCACTGAACATGGTGCTGATGCAGGGCGGCGTGTTCGGCACGGTGTCGGATTCCAGCGCGCTGATTGCGGCGCTCGGACGCTGA
- the hpxZ gene encoding oxalurate catabolism protein HpxZ encodes MTTSPVINDPAIVAEVTAVFEAYERALVDNDIDTMNVLFWEAPETVRYGIAEIQHGGEEIRAWRESCVPVPASRRRHRTVVTTFGRDYATVSTTFTSDATPLVGRQMQSWARLGAHDAPFGGWIVVAAHVSLIDAPDVPDVQAAHGKRG; translated from the coding sequence TTGACCACATCGCCTGTCATCAACGACCCGGCGATCGTCGCCGAAGTGACCGCCGTATTCGAAGCCTACGAACGCGCGCTGGTCGATAACGACATCGACACGATGAACGTGTTGTTCTGGGAGGCACCGGAAACGGTACGTTATGGAATTGCCGAAATCCAGCACGGCGGCGAGGAGATTCGCGCGTGGCGGGAATCGTGCGTGCCGGTGCCGGCTTCGCGCAGACGGCATCGCACGGTCGTGACGACGTTCGGCCGCGACTATGCGACGGTCAGCACCACGTTCACCAGCGACGCCACGCCGCTCGTCGGCCGTCAGATGCAGTCGTGGGCGCGGCTTGGCGCGCACGATGCGCCGTTCGGCGGCTGGATCGTCGTTGCTGCGCACGTGAGCCTGATCGATGCGCCCGATGTGCCCGACGTGCAAGCCGCTCACGGGAAACGCGGATAA
- a CDS encoding ABC transporter permease: MPDLHSPVAVLLLSLFAGAIRVSTPYLFVSLGECLTEKGGRVNLGLEGILVSGAMSGYAGSYLTGSPWLGVLIAGCAGLLLGCLHGLACSLPRVSDIAFGIALMLFGTGLAFYLGKPFIEPQAAMLRSFDFGAWSASPQLHNALHVNPLFLIGVVLAFVLQWGLRSTRWGMTLRLVGENAESARAMGYPITRVRIAATALGGFFAGVGGAYLSLVYPGSWNEGLSSGQGLMAVALVIFARWQPLRCLWAALLFGAAGALGPALQAIGVTSGYYLFNAAPYVLTLAIMIVNCRPDRTLAGTPGELSLTR, translated from the coding sequence ATGCCTGATCTGCACTCGCCCGTTGCCGTGTTGCTGCTCTCGCTGTTTGCGGGCGCGATTCGCGTCAGCACGCCGTATCTTTTCGTGAGCCTCGGTGAATGCCTGACCGAGAAGGGCGGTCGCGTGAATCTCGGGCTCGAAGGCATTCTCGTGTCGGGCGCGATGAGCGGTTACGCAGGCTCGTACCTGACCGGTTCGCCGTGGCTGGGCGTGCTGATTGCCGGATGCGCGGGCCTGCTGCTCGGCTGCCTGCACGGACTCGCCTGCTCGCTGCCGCGCGTGTCCGACATCGCGTTCGGTATCGCGTTGATGCTGTTCGGCACCGGCCTCGCGTTCTATCTCGGCAAGCCGTTCATCGAGCCCCAGGCGGCGATGCTGCGCTCGTTCGACTTCGGCGCGTGGAGCGCATCGCCGCAATTGCATAACGCGCTGCATGTGAATCCACTCTTCCTGATCGGCGTCGTGCTTGCGTTCGTTCTGCAATGGGGTTTGCGCTCCACACGCTGGGGCATGACGCTGCGGCTCGTCGGCGAAAACGCGGAGAGCGCGCGGGCGATGGGCTATCCGATCACGCGCGTACGCATCGCGGCGACGGCGCTCGGCGGATTTTTCGCGGGCGTCGGCGGCGCGTATCTGTCGCTCGTCTATCCGGGCAGCTGGAACGAAGGCCTGTCGAGCGGTCAGGGGTTGATGGCCGTCGCGCTCGTGATCTTCGCGCGCTGGCAGCCGCTGCGCTGTCTGTGGGCGGCGCTGCTGTTCGGCGCGGCCGGCGCACTCGGCCCCGCGCTGCAGGCGATCGGCGTAACGAGCGGCTACTACCTGTTCAACGCCGCGCCGTACGTGCTCACGCTCGCAATCATGATCGTCAACTGCCGGCCGGATCGCACGCTCGCAGGTACGCCCGGTGAACTGAGTCTCACGCGCTAA
- a CDS encoding ABC transporter ATP-binding protein yields the protein MSTLASMKPLPSHTGALGIEVLGASKRFGAFRAVDDVTLKVRAGTLHALLGENGAGKSTLVKGLVGYGVLDSGQIAADGREVRIASPRDAQALGIGMVYQHFTLAAGLSVEENLLLARGRMPWKIDWQAERKALGAFMRGMPFRLALDTPVSSLAAGEKQKLEILKQLYLRQRFLILDEPTSVLTPQEADEVLGLMRDLTTRSELTVLMITHKFREVMAYADDVTVLRKGRLVGSCAVRDTDRDRLASWMMGSDAGFDARATAGIDDVRPARRPLVADAPVALELSALTVVDDRGHVAVRDASLAVRAGEILGLAGVSGNGQKELIEALVGQRSVRSGDMRVKGEAYRATREAMTRLKVFALPEEPLRNACVANLSVAENLALRDFDRAPLRAGGWRLNRRALRERAEKRVAEFNVRPPVPERAIGTLSGGNVQRAVLARELGQPVDVLIVANPVFGLDFASVADIHARILAARDAGAAVLLVSEDLDELLELADRIAVIAEGRLVFQTAVENADRVVLGRHMAGHGDDWQPAAADTAAAFHGA from the coding sequence ATGTCGACGCTCGCCAGCATGAAACCGCTGCCGTCACACACCGGCGCGCTCGGCATCGAGGTGCTCGGCGCGAGCAAGCGCTTTGGTGCTTTCCGCGCGGTCGACGACGTGACGCTCAAGGTGCGCGCAGGCACGCTGCACGCGCTGCTCGGCGAGAATGGCGCGGGCAAGAGCACGCTCGTGAAAGGTCTCGTCGGTTATGGCGTGCTCGACAGCGGCCAGATCGCCGCGGACGGCCGCGAAGTGCGCATTGCTTCGCCCCGCGATGCGCAGGCGCTCGGCATCGGCATGGTGTACCAGCATTTCACGCTGGCAGCGGGTTTGTCGGTGGAAGAGAACCTGCTTCTCGCGCGTGGCCGGATGCCGTGGAAAATCGACTGGCAAGCCGAGCGCAAGGCGCTCGGCGCGTTCATGCGCGGCATGCCGTTCCGGCTCGCACTCGACACGCCGGTGTCGAGTCTCGCGGCCGGCGAAAAGCAGAAGCTCGAAATATTGAAGCAACTGTATCTGCGTCAGCGCTTCCTGATTCTCGACGAACCGACTTCGGTGCTGACACCGCAGGAAGCGGACGAAGTGCTCGGCCTCATGCGCGATCTCACGACGCGCAGCGAACTCACCGTGCTGATGATCACGCACAAATTCCGCGAAGTGATGGCCTACGCGGACGACGTCACGGTCCTGCGCAAGGGCCGCTTAGTCGGCAGTTGCGCGGTGCGCGACACCGACCGCGACCGCCTCGCATCGTGGATGATGGGCAGCGACGCCGGTTTCGACGCGCGCGCGACAGCCGGCATCGACGACGTGCGGCCTGCGCGCCGGCCGCTTGTCGCCGATGCGCCGGTGGCGCTCGAACTGTCGGCGCTGACGGTGGTGGACGATCGCGGACACGTGGCGGTGCGCGACGCGTCGCTTGCGGTGCGCGCGGGCGAGATTCTCGGCCTGGCGGGCGTGTCGGGCAATGGCCAGAAGGAGCTGATCGAGGCGCTGGTCGGCCAGCGGAGCGTGCGATCGGGCGACATGCGCGTGAAGGGAGAAGCGTACCGCGCGACGCGCGAAGCGATGACGCGCCTGAAAGTCTTCGCGTTGCCCGAGGAGCCGCTGCGTAATGCGTGTGTCGCGAATCTGAGCGTCGCGGAAAATCTCGCGTTGCGCGACTTCGATCGCGCGCCGTTGCGCGCGGGCGGCTGGCGGCTCAACCGTCGCGCGTTACGCGAACGCGCCGAAAAGCGCGTTGCCGAGTTCAACGTGCGGCCGCCGGTGCCGGAGCGCGCGATCGGCACGCTGTCGGGCGGTAACGTGCAGCGCGCGGTACTGGCTCGCGAACTCGGCCAGCCGGTCGATGTGCTGATCGTCGCCAATCCGGTGTTCGGCCTCGACTTCGCGTCGGTGGCCGATATACACGCGCGCATTCTCGCGGCGCGCGACGCGGGCGCGGCGGTGCTGCTGGTGAGCGAAGACCTCGACGAATTGCTGGAACTGGCCGACCGCATCGCAGTAATCGCGGAAGGGCGGCTCGTTTTCCAAACCGCCGTGGAAAACGCGGACCGCGTGGTGCTCGGGCGCCACATGGCCGGCCACGGCGACGATTGGCAACCCGCAGCGGCGGACACTGCCGCCGCCTTTCATGGAGCATGA
- a CDS encoding formamidase, with the protein MSSSGLGGLNRSPAGVVIGLVQLQNPNVETPAQLAAQTQRVVELVGKARRNNAAMDLVVFPEYALHGLSMRTDDAIMCSLDGPEVAAFKAACVEHRVWGCFSIMERNPGGNPYNSGLIIDDQGVIQLYYRKLHPWVPVEPWEPGNLGVPVCTGPRGVKLGLIICHDGMFPEMAREAAYKGAEVILRTAGYTAPIRHAWRITNQSNAFQNLAQTASVCLCGSDGTFDSMGEGMFCDFDGTVLVEGSHRPDEVIVCEMRPDLVREARIHWGVENNIYQFGHRGYVAVKGGAQDCPYTFMHDMVRGEYRLPWEAEVRVTDGTPCGFAPPERTYKG; encoded by the coding sequence ATGAGTTCGAGTGGACTCGGCGGATTGAACCGCTCGCCCGCAGGCGTCGTAATCGGCCTAGTGCAATTGCAGAATCCCAATGTAGAAACGCCCGCGCAACTCGCGGCGCAGACGCAGCGCGTGGTCGAACTGGTCGGCAAGGCGCGGCGCAACAACGCGGCGATGGATCTCGTCGTGTTTCCAGAATACGCGTTGCATGGCCTTTCCATGCGCACCGACGACGCCATCATGTGCAGCCTCGACGGCCCCGAAGTGGCCGCGTTCAAGGCGGCGTGCGTCGAGCACCGCGTCTGGGGCTGCTTTTCGATCATGGAGCGCAATCCAGGCGGCAATCCATACAACAGCGGACTGATCATCGACGACCAAGGCGTGATCCAGCTCTACTACCGCAAGCTGCATCCGTGGGTGCCGGTCGAGCCGTGGGAGCCGGGCAATCTCGGTGTGCCGGTCTGCACCGGGCCGCGCGGCGTGAAGCTCGGCCTGATCATCTGCCACGACGGCATGTTTCCGGAGATGGCGCGCGAAGCCGCCTACAAGGGCGCAGAAGTGATTCTGCGCACGGCGGGATACACCGCGCCGATCCGCCACGCGTGGCGCATCACCAATCAGTCGAACGCGTTCCAGAATCTCGCGCAGACGGCGAGCGTCTGTCTGTGCGGCAGCGACGGCACGTTCGATTCGATGGGCGAGGGCATGTTCTGCGATTTCGACGGAACGGTGCTGGTGGAGGGCAGTCATCGCCCGGACGAGGTCATCGTCTGCGAGATGCGGCCCGATCTCGTGCGCGAGGCGCGTATCCATTGGGGCGTCGAAAACAACATCTATCAGTTCGGACACCGCGGCTACGTTGCGGTGAAGGGCGGCGCGCAGGATTGCCCCTATACGTTCATGCATGACATGGTGCGCGGCGAATATCGTTTGCCTTGGGAGGCCGAGGTGCGCGTGACCGATGGCACTCCTTGCGGCTTCGCACCGCCGGAACGCACTTACAAGGGGTGA